From the Limibacillus sp. genome, the window AAGGTCGTCTCACGCCGGATGATCCAGATGACCCAGCACATCAACGTGGACTGGACCGACCACGTCGCGGACACGGGTGTGACCTGTTACACCTGTCACCGCGGCCAGAACGTCCCGGCCGAGATCTGGTTCTCGGGCGACGGTCCGAAGGGCGCCAAGGGCATGGCGGGCTATCGCGGCGAGGGTCAGAACGTGGCCGGCGTCAACGTGGGCCTGACCTCGCTCAACTACGATCCCTTCACACCGCTGCTGCTCGAGGACGGACAGATCCGTGTCGCGACCGGGTCGGCTCTGCCGGCCGGCGCCAACACCTCGATCCAGCTCACCGAACGGACCTATTCCCTCATGATCCACATGTCAGAGGGGTTGGGCGTCAACTGCGCCTACTGCCACAACTCGCGCAACTTCGCGGATTGGGGTCAGAGCTCGCCGGCGCGCATGACCGCCTGGCATGGCATCCAGATGGTGCGGGATCTCAACAATGAATACTTGGTGCCGCTCGGCACGACCCTTCCGGAAAACCGTCTCGGCCCGGCTGGGGACGCGCCCAAGGCCTACTGCACGACCTGCCACAACGGGGTCAACAAGCCTCTGAACGGCACCAAGATGGTAGAGGACTTCCCCTCGCTCCGCCCGGCCAACTAGCTGGAAGGAGCGAACCAAACTCCGACCCTCACCGGAGTTCACCACCCATAGAGGAGGCCAAGAATCGGCCTCCTCTCTTTTTGCCTGGAATCCGGAAGAGGCGGAATAACGCAGCCGCCGCTAAGGCGGCGGTGGCGAAGCTCGATACTAAGGAGGAAAAGCGCCGCCCTAGCGGCCGATGTCGAGGTCGGGCCAGCGGCTGAGGTAGATGCGGAACCAGGGGGCGAGACCCTCGGGGGCTTCCGACAGCTCCCTGTGCAGTTCCTGGGCGTTGGCCCAGCGTGTCTCGCTGACCTCTTCGGGGTTTGGGGCCATGCGCGGGCTTTCGCTCTCCAGCCGTCCGACGAAGAGGTGGACGTGTTCGTTCTCGATCAGGCCGCCGCCGACCTCGGCTCGGTAGCGGGTCTCCCCGACCGCGCGCAGCGGCGCTGAGACGCCCAGTTCCTCGCGCAGACGGCGGTGGGCGCAGCGCTGCGGCTCTTCCTCCCAGTGGGGATGGGAACAGCAGGTGTTGGCCCAAAGACCGGGACAGTGGTACTTGCCGGCCGCCCTGCGTTGCAGCAGCAGCTTGTCTTCATGGAACAGGAAGATGGATACCGCCTGGTGGAGCTGGCCGCGCTCATGCGCCTCCAGCTTGCCCATCGGGTAGAAGCTGCCGTCCTCGGCGATGGCCGGGATCTTGGCCGTCAAGGAGCGGTCGAGACCGCCGTCCCGGGCCCGCTCGCCCGGTTTCGTGCGGATCATGCAGCGCGCTCCAGCCCCAACTCTCCCCAAATCATGGAGAGCGCGGTGACCAGCTTGTCCACGTCGGCGTCGCTGTGAACCGGCGAGGGGGTGATGCGCAGGCGCTCTGTCCCACGCGGCACGGTCGGATAATTGATCGGCTGGACATAGATCGCAAAGCGCGCCAGCAGTTCATCGCTGATCTGCTTGCAGAGCGTCGGATCGCCGACCATGACCGGCACGATGTGACTGGGGTTGTCCATCAGCGGGATGCCGGCGGCCATCAGGCGGCGGCGCACCAGCGCCACCCGCTCACCCTGGCGAAGGCGCTCAGCGGAGCTCTCCTTCAAGTGGCGGATCGAGGCGGTCGCGCCCGCGGCCACTGCTGGGGGAAGGGCGGTGGTGAAGATGAAGCCGGAGCAGAAGCTGCGCAGGAAGTCGCAGATCGCGGCCGAGCCGGTCACATAGCCGCCGACCACGCCGAAGGCCTTGCCCAGCGTGCCCTGGATCACGGTCAGTCGCTCGGCCACGCCCTCGCGCTCCGAGATGCCGCCGCCGCGCCGGCCATAGAGGCCGACCGCGTGGACTTCGTCCAGATAGGTCATGGCGCCATGCGCCTCGGCCACGTCGCAGATCTCGGCGATCGGGGAGATGTCGCCGTCCATGGAGTAGACGGACTCGAAAGCCACCAGCTTCGGGCGATCGGGGTCCAGCTCACCCAGTTGGCGGTCGAGGTCTTCCGGGTCGTTGTGCTTGAAGAGGGTCTTCTCGGCCCGGGAGTGGCGGATGCCTTCGATCATGGAGGCGTGGTTCAACTCGTCGGACAACACGACGCAGCCGGGCATCTGCGCTGCCAGGGTGGAGAGCGCCGTCCAGTTGGAGACGTAGCCAGAGGTGAAGAGCAGCGCTGCTTCCTTGTCGTGCAGATCGGCCAGCTCGCGCTCCAGCAGCACATGGTGGTGGTTGGTGCCGGAGATGTTGCGCGTGCCGCCGGCGCCCGCTCCGCAGCGGTCGAGAGCGGCGTGCATCGCGCTCAGGACCTTGGGGTGCTGGCCCATGCCGAGGTAGTCGTTGGAGCACCAGACCGTGACCTCGCGCTCGCCATCCTCGCAGTATTGGCAGGCTTTCGGGAAAGCGCCGTTGTGGCGTTCGAGCTCGGCGAAGATGCGATAACGCCCTTCGTCGCGGATCTGATCCAGCCGTGCCTGGAAGAAAGCTTCGTATTCCATGGTCCGTCTCCCCGTGGGTATTGGTCTTAAAACCTCGTTTCCCGTTCAAGCGGAGCTTTGCCGGCGTCCCCCGACGCCATTTGAAAGCCTCCGCCCCCTACTCGGCGGCCTGCAGCGCGCAGGCCTCCAAATCGCTTTTCAGGCGCTCGGGCGCGGTGATCTTGCCGATCGCCATGACCCTTGCGCGTTCTTCGCCCTGCGGCGCGAAGGCGGTCATGTAGCTGCGCCCTCCCGCCAGTTCGAAAAGAATCCAGCCCTCGCCGCTGTGGGCCAGGCCCTTGAGGCGGCGAATCTCGCCATAATCGCCGCGCGCCGCCGATGACAGCAGGCGCTCCAGGCTCTCGGCCTCATAGAAGCCGGACAGCGTCGTGCTCCAGGAGGTGAAGCCCAGCGTCTGCTCCAGGTCGTGATGATGCGCGTGGTCTTCGTGATGTTTGCCCGCCCCGTGGTCCTCGGCGTGGTCGCGGGCGTTGTCCTGGTCCTCTTCGGCCTTGGCGGCCGTCATCAGCGCGACCAGCGCGCGGTCGGGGTCCAGCGCTTCGTCCATCATGGAAAAGCGCGCGGTGACCACGTGGGCCCGGGGGTTCAGCATGCTGAGCGTCGAGCTGACCGTGGCCAATTCCGCCGAGCCCACCAGATCGGTCTTGTTGATCACGAAGACCGGCGCCACCTCGGCCTGCATCTCGAAGTAGTCGGGCAGGTTGGCGTAGTCCTTCAGGAAGGCCGCCGCGTCGATCAGGGTGTAGAGATGCAACTGGCCCAGCAGGGGGCGGATGTCCGGACGGTTCAGGACCGCCAGCAGAGAGGTCACGTCGGCCACGCCGCTGGGCTCGATCAGGATGCGCTCGGGCTGATAGCGCTTCATCACCTTCACCAGTTGCTTGGCGAGGTCGCCGCGCAGCGAGCAGCAGATGCAGCCGTTCGGCAGTTCCACGACCTCCGCGCCCCGGTTGCCCAGACGCGAGGCGTCGATCCCCATCTCGCCGAAATCGTTGACCAGGGCCACCGTGCGGCGCTCTCCCGCGCCCTGCATCAGGCGGCGCAGGAAGGTGGTCTTGCCCGCGCCCAGGAAGCCGGCGGCGATGGTGACGTCCACGGGCTTGCTGGCCTGTTCGCCGCGCGATTTCAGGCCCCAGTGCCACAGCTTGGCGGCGGGCAGCGGCACCACCAGGAACCAGTGCTCCAGGATCGCGAGGATCATCATGGTGGAGAGCAGGATCATGGCGACCGACTCGAAGGAACCGGCGGGCGCTGCGATCACGCTTTCGACCATCATGCCGGCGATCACGGTGGAGACCGTGACCGAGACCGGGAACAGCAGGTTCATGGACTTCTTCTTCAAGAAGCCGCGCAGGAACTGAAGGTGCTCGGGCAGGAACTCCTCGTTCAGGTTGCGCACGCCCAGGAAGACGTTGAGCTTGGCGCTCTGATGCATCCACCAGAGCACGATGAAGGTCCAGGTGCCGACCTGATTGGGCGCGCCCCAGGTCAGCCAGACCACGACAGCGCCGCTCGCGATGATCGCCAGCTCGTGATAGAGGCTGGTGCCGATGGCGTGCAGGAAGTGGCGCCAGCCGCTGCAACCCTCCTGGCAGACGGTCTTCCGCGGGCCGGTGACATAGCCCATGTAGAAGGAGATCTCCTGCCAGCCCCAGGCCAGAAGCCCGAAGGTGAAGGCCCAGTAAGCGCCGCTGACGCTGGCGTCCTGCGCGGTCGCGTGAAGGCCGTAGAGAGAGGCGGTGAGGATCGCCGTCGCGCCCAGCATCGACCATTTGAAGGTCTTTCTGGGCAGGCCGTCCAAATAGATGATCGCCCCGGTGGAGAACCACCAGACGAAGAGGGCGAAAAGGATCGGCGCGGCGTAGTCCCACATGGGATTATCGGTCCTTATTCAGTCGCCAGCCCTTACCAGGCCGGGCTCAGCCGGCTTTCCTCCGGCAGTTCGTTGCTCTTGGCGGGCAGGATGTAGAGCCGCCCGAAAACGGCGGCGGCGGCCAGCGCCAGCCCGCCCTGCTTCAGCTTGCCGAGGACCCCGCCCTGTTCCTGGGCGCGGCTCATGGCCTCGTTGATGCGGCGCAGGCGCTCCAGCCCCTTGGCGAAGCGCGGGTCGTCGAGGTCGAGCAGCACCGGGAAGACCTGCTTGGAAATCTCGGAGGTGATGCGGAAGACCTGCATGTCGTAGGCGGTCGGATCCAGGCCAAGCGCCTTGTGGAACTCCGGCCGGGCGTGGTCGCGCACGTACATGGTCGCGTAGACGGCCAGCTGGAAGAAGCGCACCCAGAGCTTGTTGTGGCCCTGGAGCAGCTTGGGGTTGGCGCGCATCAGCAGCGCGAAGGCCTCGCCATGGCGGAACTCGTCGTTACACCACTGCTCGAACCAGATGAAGATCGGGTGGAAGCGCAGCTCCGGATGCCGCTCAAGCTGGCGGTAGATGGAGATGTAGCGCGCATAGCCGATCTTCTCCGACAGGTAGGTGGCGTAGAAGATGAACTTGGGCTTGAAGTAGTGATAGCGCTTGGACTTGGTCAGATAACCCAGGTCCACGCCCATGCCATAGTCCTTCAGGGCGTCGTTGATGAAGCCGGCATGGCGCGATTCATCGCGGGCCATGTACTTGAAGAGCGCGCAGATGTCCGGGTTGGTGCCGCGCTTCTTCATCTCCGCGTAGAGCACGCAGCCGGAGAACTCGGCCGTCAGGGAGGAGACCAGGAAGTCGGTGAACTCCCGGCGCAGGCCGTCGGGCAGGTCCTCCAGCCGGGGCTGATCCCACTTATCGTTGCGCTTGAAGTGATGCTTGTTGGTGTCGGCTTCCAGCTCGGCGATCAGCACGTCCCATTCCTTGCGGACGGGCGTTACGTCCATCGCGTCCAGCTCGTCGAAATCGGTGGTGTAGAAGCGCGGGCTGAGAACCGTGTTCTCCTGCGCCATTTCCGTGGTTTCGCTTTTGAGCGAGAGCTGTTCGATGGTCATAGCTTCCTCCCGGAAGAAAAGCTCACCTCGAGGAGTTCGAGGGGTTGCATGTGGCCCGCCAGGCGGGCGAAGAGGCGCTCGAGCGCGCTTGCGAGCCGCACGTCCGCGCGGCGCGTGAAACTGGCGCTCTCGCCGTAAGGCACGGCGATCGGCTCGCCGTGAACGTGAATGCTGTCGCCGGGGCGCAGGGCGATCGGCTCATCGAGCTCGACGTGCGCCGCCAGGCTTTCGAACTTGTTGACCACTTCGATCCGGCAGCCGACTTCCAGGCTGCGTCCAAAGAGGGTCTGCATCAGGTTTGAGTGTGTCCGTTCGGTCATGGCTTCACCTGCGGGGTTCCCAGGAAGCGGGCGAAGACGCGGGCGTTGGTCACGCCGAAGGCGCCGAGCGCCACTTCCTGTCCGGTCACCGGGTCGATCAGCGACAGGCCGCCGTTCTCCCAGAGTTTCAAGTCGAAGGCGGCCTCCGGACCGGCGCCGGCCTTTTTGCGCTCCCCGGCCAGGCCGCGCATGGTCGCGCGCAGGAAGCCGTTGCTGGTCGGCTCCAGAATCTCGATCTCCTCGCCGCTCTTGGCGTCGCGCACGATGACCTCGCCGCTCTTGCCGTCTTCGAACTGGATGGAGCGGCTCATCACCTCGACGCGGTTCTCGGGCCTCTGACCTGCGTCGATCACCTCCAGGCGCACCAGGGTGGTGAAGAGAAGGGCGAGACCCACGACAGCGCCCGCGCCGATAAGGACGGGCTTGGGAAAGCGCTCCAGCTGCGGGTTATCGTGGGTTTCTGCCGTCATCTCTTCACCTATCCTCTGGGGTTCGCGTCAGCCGGCGGCCGCGCCGTAGCCCTCGCCCAGGTGGGCCGGACCGCGCTGCGGCTTTTCCTTGGCCGGGCCTTTGGCCTCGGTCGTGACGCTCTCACCTGTCTCTTCGGCCTGGGCGAGCAGCGTCTCCTTGGTCAGCGCCTCGGTCAGCAACTCGGCCACCGGGTCGACCTCGTCCAGCGCGCGCAGCATCGGCTCCGGCTTGGCCAGGTGCCAGGGACGCACGTTGGGCCAGAGCAGGCTGTAGTAGACGCGCTGCTCGGGATCGACCTTCATGGCGAGATCGCCGCTGCCGTCGGCGTTGCGGTTGAGGCGCGCGGCCTGGATCAGCTTCAAGGGGATGTTGATCGTGACCGGCAAGGCGACGCCGGTCCGGATGATGATCCGCTTGTTGGTGAGCGTGTAGATGGTCGCGCGCGCCATGGCCCAGGCGACCAGGGCGATGATGCCGAGGCCCGTGGCGCTCATGGTCAGGATCCAGGTGGCGCTGGAGAAGACCTCCGCGGGTGCGGCGCCCTCCAGGACCCGTGCCCCGACCTGCCAGACGAACAGAAGGGCGAAGTAAACGGCGATCTTCCGGATGTGGAAGGCGCGCCGCGCAAGACGGCTCCAGGCCGGTGCGCCCCGCCAGAGGATCTTCTCCTCCGGCGGCAGGCGCTTTGGCAGCCCGGGGATGGGCTCGAACGCAAAGTCGTCGTGCTGATGGTCCCTGGGGCTCATAGCAGCGACTCTGTGCGCTGGCGCGAGGCGTAGAGGGTGCCGGCGCCGTAGTAGGCGGTGATCCGGTCTTCCTCCAGCAGCGTCACCTGATCCGGGTTGGCGAGCGCGGGAACGCCGCCGAACTGATCGGAGAAGAGGGCGCTGACATGCACCTTGCCGCGACGGCCGTCGACCTTCGAGAAGGTCACCGGCAGCAGCACCGTGCCGCCCGCCTCGCCCCCGAGCTTCACCTCGAAGTAGCGGGCCAGCATCTCCATACGGTCGACCCAGACGTCGGTGATCTCACCGGCGACCTTGCCGTCGGCGCCGACCACCTTCATGCCGCGCGGATCGTGATCCTCTTCGGCGACCGAGAAGGACCCGGCGCTGCGCAGCGGCGCGATGCGGGGCTGACCGTGCAGGTCGGCGTCCGGCTTGTTGGACCGCTGGGCGTAGGAGCCCGGGCCGACACCGGCGCTGAGCGGGTCGCCGTTCGGCACGTAGGGCGCGCCGGACCAGACCGCCGTGCGGGTGGCGTTGATCTGCCGCTCCGGCTCGGGCGAGGGCGCCTGCTTGGTGCTGCCGTCGGGCAGATGGAAGGTCTTGGGATCGGGGATCAGAAGGCGGCTCGGCTTCGCCGGACGGCCGGTCTGAACGTCGTTCTCCAAGGGATAGCCTTCGCGGCGGTCTTCCTTGCGGATGTAGAAGATCAGCAGGAAGAAGAAGACCCAAAAGGCGTAGAGCGTCAGCTGAGCGACGTCGATGTAGTCATTAATAGCTCCGGTTTCCATTTTTCCCTCCGAAAGCTTGTTAATTCGGCATGTCCGCGAGGCCGAAACCCCGCTGCCGCCGGTCCAAAGCGCGCCCGTCGTTGTCCCGCTCCTGGTGGCGCGCCAAGGGCCCGATCGCAATAAGCGTCAGGAAGAGCAGGATGATCTCGATGTGATAGACCGCCGCGTAACCGGCGACGGAGTTCTGCAGGGCTTCGCCCAGATGTCCTTTGACGGCCAGGCCCGCGATCAGGTCGCGAAGGGCGCCGCCCAGCAGGAAGCCGAGGCCGGTCGCCGTGGCCTGCACCGCGCCCCAGGCGCCCAGCGCCAGGCCGCTGAAGCCCTCGCTGGCCAGCGCCATGACGGCGGTCAGGGTGCCGACGGCGAAGAGCCCGCCGCCAAAGCCGATCAGGAAGCTGCCGATGCGGAACAGCAGGGCCGATTCCACGGTGCCCGCGAAGATGACGGCTGAGAAGGCCCAGATTCCGGCCAGCAGCCCGATGGCCGCCAAACGGTGCGGCTCCGCCCCCGCCGAAAGCCGCCGGGCGGCCAGCATGAAGCCCAGAAGCGCACCACCGGCCAGGAAGGCGGTCAGCGCCGTGGTCTCGCCCACGGTCATGCCCAGGACCTCGCCGCCATAGGGCTCCAGCAGGACGTCCTGCATGGAAAAGGCGGCGCTGCCCAGGCCGATGGCCAGCAGCAGGCGGGTCGGATTGGACTTGCCCCGGAACTCGGCCCAGGCCTCGAAAAGGCTGGGACGCTGCGGTGCCTCGCCCCGCAGGGGAATGCGCGGCTCCTGCTTCCAGAGCGCGATCACGTTGAGGATCATGGTGAGGGCTGCGGCACCCTGGATCACCTGGATCAGGCGCTTGGGCGAGAAGGAGTCGAGCAGCAGGCCGAAGATCAGCGCGCTCGCCACCATGCCGACCAGCAGCATGACGTAGAGCAGCGCGACCACCCGGGGGCGGTCTTCCTCCGGCGCCAGATCGTTGGCCAGCGCAAGGCCGGCGGTCTGGGCGGTGTGCAGTCCCGCGCCCGCCAGCAGGAAGGCGAGCCCGGCGCCCAGCGTGCCCGCGAGCACGTTCTGGGTCGGGCCCTCGCCCAGCACCAGCAGGGCGAAGGGCATGATGGCGAAGCCGCCGAACTGAAGCAGCGTGCCGAGCCAGATGTAGGGCACCCGCTTCCAGCCCAGCACCGAGTGGTGATGGTCGGAGCGGTGGCCGATCAGGGCGCGGAAGGGCGCCGTCACCAGCGGCAGGGAGATCATCAGCGCGACCAGCCAGGCCGGGACGCTCATCTCCAGGATCATGACGCGGTTCAGCGTGCCGCTCAGCAGCACCACCGCCATGCCGACGGAAATCTGGAACAGCGAGAGGCGCAGGAGCCGGCCCAGCGGCAACTGCTCGCTCGCGGCGTCCGCGAACGGCAGGAAGCGCAGGCCCACCCGCGTCCAAAGATTGCTGACCCTGATCGGCGCGTCGGTCATCTCGGTAGAAGCTCCTCCGCGTGAGACATGTAAAATCCGGTCGTGATCCGGTGGTTGCGCGCGCAGCGCCAACCCGCGAGATCCGGCGAGGCCTCGATCAGGCCGCGCAGCTTGGTCTCCGCGATGGGCTCGATCGCCGGTGCGCGGTTGCCGCGCGGAAAGGCGCGTCCAACCGTGTGCATGACGGTCAGGGCCGGGGTGCGCGGCGCGAAGGTGAAGATCAGGGAGCCGCGGGTCCGCTCGGCCAGCCGCGCCAGCATCCCGGTCATATCCGCGGCGCGGTAGTGGATCAGGGAGTCCATGGCCACCACGTGGTCGAAGTGGCCCAGCTCCGGGTTCAACATGTCGCCCGCCAGGAAGGTGATCTTCGCACCCGGCAGGCGCTCGGCGGCGCGCTCACGCGCAAGGCCGACGAGAGTGGGGGAGATGTCGACCGCCACCACTTCCGCGCCGCGCGCGGCGGCTTCCATGGCCAGCGCACCCGTGCCGCAACCCGCGTCCAGCAGGCGCAGGCCCTTCATGTCGTCGGGCAGCCAGGACAGCAGGGTGGTGCGCATCTCGTCGCGCCCGGCGCGCACCGTGGCGCGGATGCCGCTGACCGGGGCGCTGGAGGTCAGACGCGCCCAGGCCTCGGCCGCGGTGCGGTCGAAGTAGGTCTCCAGTTCCTGGCGTCGAGTCTGATAGCTGGCGCTCTGCATGGCGGCTGTCCGTCTCCTTCCGGTCTTAGTCGAAGCCGAGGAAATCGAAGATCTCCCGGTCCTTCATGGGGGTGGCGTTCAGCTCTTCGGTGCCGGCCCAGAGGGTGGCGGCGAGCTTCATGTACTCGTTGCGGACCTGCTCCACCTCCGGCGAATCCTCCATCTCGAAGAGGGTGCACTTCTTGAGGCGGCTGCGCCGGATGGCGTCCACGTCCTGCAGGTGCGCGAGGCGCTTCAGGCCGACCGCCTCATTGAAGCGGTCGATCTCGTCGGTGTCCTTGCTGCGGTTGGCGATCACGCCGCCCAGGCGCACGTCGTAGTTCTTCGCCTTGGCCTGGATGGCCGCGACGATGCGGTTCATGGCGAAGATCGAATCGAAGTCGTTGGCGGCCACGATCACCGCGCGCTCGGCATGCTGGAGAGGCGAGGCGAAGCCGCCGCAGACCACGTCGCCCAGCACGTCGAACAGCACCACGTCGCTGTCTTCCAGCAGGTGATGCTCCTTCAGCAGCTTCACGGTCTGTCCGACCACGTAGCCGCCGCACCCGGTGCCCGCGGGCGGGCCACCGGCTTCAACGCACATCACGCCGTTGTAGCCTTCGTAGACGAAGTCCTCGGTGCGCAGCTCCTCGGTATGGAAGTCCACCGTCTCCAGGACGTCGATCACGGTCGGCACCAGCCGGCCGGTCAGGGTGAAGGTCGAATCGTGCTTGGGATCGCAGCCGATCTGCAGGACACGCTTGCCCAGCTTCGAGAAGGCCGCCGAGAGGTTCGAGGAGGTCGTGGACTTCCCGATGCCGCCCTTGCCGTAGATCGCGAAAACCTTCGCGCCGTCCACTTCCATGGGCACTTCCGAATGGACCTGGACGCTGCCTTCGCCGTCTTCGCGGCCGCTCTTGCCCGCTGCTGCGCGCAGTCTCTGGCTCATGTAGTTCATGCCGCTACCTCTCCGTTGATTCCTTCGACCCGGTCTTCCAGCTCCTCACCCGCTTCCTGCAGAGAGGCCTGCGTGGCCTCGTCCGGTTGCCAGTAGCGGCGCTCACTCGCCTCAAGAAGGCGATTGGCCAGACGAGCAGACGCGACCGGGTTCAGCGCCGCCATGCGTTTGCGCATGTCCTCGTCCAGTAAGAATTTCTCGGTCACCTTCTCGTAGACCCAGGGGGCCACGGCGTCGGCGGTCGCCGACCAGCCGAAGGTGTTCGTGATGTGGGCTTCGATCTGGCGCACGCCCTCGTGGCCGTGGCTCAGCATCGACTCGTACCACTTGGGGTTCAGGATCCGCGTGCGGGTCTCCAGCGCGACCTGCTCGGACAGGGTCCGCACCTTGCCGTCGCTGGTGTTCTGGTCGCCGACATAGACGTCCGGCGCTTTCCCGCGGGCCCGCGCCACGGAGCGGCTGATGCCGCCCAGCGTATCGAAGTAGTAGTCCAGCGAGGTGACCCCCAGCTCGACCGACTCCAGGTTCTGGTAGGCCAGATCGACGGAGGAGAAGAGGTCGGACATCAGCTCGCGCTGGCAGAGCGGCTTGCCGCCCATGCCGTAGGCGAAGGACTTGCGGGTCATGAAGGCGTTGGAGAGCTCGTCCTCCTCGTCCCAGGCGCCGCTGTCGATCAGATGGTTGACGTTCGCGCCGTAGGCGCCCTCGGCGTTGGAGAAGATGCGCAGCGCGGCGGTTTCCAGGCTGCAGCCCTCGTGCTTGGCCATGTAGGCCAGCGCGTGCTTGCGCACGAAGTTCTGCTCCTCGGGCTCCTCCGCGGCGGCGGCCAGATAGAAGGCCTCGGCCAGCAGCTTGGTCTGAAGCGGCAGCAGGTCGCGGAAGATGCCCGAAAGCGTCACCACCGCGTCGATGCGCGGGCGGCCAAGGCTCTCCAGCGGCAGCAGCTCCGCGCCGACCAGCCGCTTGTAGCCGTCGAAGCGCGGCTTGGCCCCGACCAGCGCCAGGGCGATGCCGATGGGCGTGCCTTCCGACTTCAGGTTGTCGGTGCCCCAGAGCACCAGCGCCACCGACTCCGGCAGGCTCTTGCCCTCGTCCAGGTGGCGCTGAAGGATGCGCTCGGCCTGACGCGCGCCCTGCGCGACGGAGAAGGCGCTGGGCAGGCCGTAGGGGTCGAAGGCGTTGATGTTGCGGCCCGTCGGCATGATCTCCGGCTTGCGCAGCAGGTCGCCGCCCGGCGCGGGGCGGACGAACCCGCCGTCCAGCGCATGCATCAGGGAGGGAATCTCACGGTTCTCGGCCAGCAGGCCGGAGATATGCGCCAACGCGGCCAACCGCTCGCGGTCACCCGCGCCGCCGCATTCCAGATCCTTCCGGCGCGCGGCTTCCAGGCCGCCGCCGTCGACCAGGATTTCCAGCGCGGCGCGTGACACATGGGCGTTCCGCCCCGGCTCGCCGCCCGGCTCTTCCAGGGCGTCCAGCAGCTCGATGCGCTGCTCGCGGGCGAAGGGCTCGCCCAGGGTGTGCATGTCATAGGGGATCAGGGTTTCTTCCAGCTCTCGCAGCTTGGCGCGCAGCAGGTCGATTCCGGCCTCGGGGTCCCCGGCCCAGTCTTCCCCGGCCCAGTCTTCTCCCGCCGGGACCAGGTCCAGCCCGGCGGCCTGTTCGGCGATCAGCGCGGCCAGCTCGGCCAACTCCTCGCTCTGCGTGGGCTTCAGGTGGCGGCGCGTCTCGATGGAGGCCTTCAGGTCTTCCAGTTCCTTGTAGAGCCCCGCCTTGGCGACCGGCGGCGTCAGGTAGCTGACCAGCGTCGCGCCGGACCGGCGCTTGGCGATCGCACCCTCAGAGGGATTGTTGGCGGCGTAGAGGTAGAAGTTCGGCAGGCTGCCGATCAGGCGGTCGGGCCAGCAAGCGCCGGAAAGCGCGGTCTGCTTGCCCGGCATGAACTCCAGCGCGCCGTGGGTGCCGAAGTGCAGCACGGCGTCCGCGCCGAAGTCCTCGCGCAGGTAGTCGTAGAAGGCGGCGAAGGCATGGGTCGGGGCCATGCCCCCTTCGAACAGCAGGCGCATCGGGTCGCCCTCGTAGCCGAAGGCGGGCTGCACGCCGACCACGACCTTACCGAAGGACGCGCCCAGCACGTGGATGGAAGCGCCGTCGCTGTTGTGCTTGCCGGGGGCCGGGCCCCAGGCGGCCTCGATCTCCTTCAGCCAGGGCTGGCGGCGCAGGTGGGTGTCGGTCGGAATACGCTCCAGCACGTTGGCGTCCGCGCCGAAGGTGGCCGCGTTGCCCTTCAGGATGGTCTGGCGCAGCGCGTCCAGGGACTCCGGCAGATCGACGTCATAACCCTCCGCCTTCAAGGCTTTCAGGGTGTTCATCAGGGAGGCGAAGACAGAGAGGTAGGCCGCCGTGCCGGTCGAGCCGGAGTTGGGCGGGAAGTTGAACAGCACGATGGCGAGCTTGCGCTCGGCCTTGGGCGTCTTGCGTAGCCGGACCATCGCTTCGATGCGCGCGGCCAGCTTCTCGGCGCGCTCCTCGTGGACCGTCATGTCGCGGCTGCGGCCGTCCGCCGCGGCATCGCTGCGCCCACCGAAGATCATCGGCGAG encodes:
- a CDS encoding magnesium chelatase subunit H, which produces MPRPTSAADATKVRVAIVTLDGHLASAVQRAERLLRRELPGLELRLHALAEWSGDPDARERCLEDIEKADIVLATMLFMEDHIQSVLPALQARRDSCDAMVACMSAGDVIKLTRLGDLRMDGEAKGIVGLLKRLRGAKKKGGGAGAQQVAMLRRLPKILRYIPGTAQDLRAYFLTLQYWMSGSDEDVANMVRFLLNRYAAGERAHFKGALNAGEPQIWPDTGLYHPRCKARITERLSDLPKPKGPLKGTVGLLIMRSYVLAGNSKHYDGVIAALEARGLKVVPAFASGLDARPAIERFFMKDGKATVDALLSLTGFSLVGGPAYNDKQAAEEALAGLDVPYVAAHALEFQSLETWDQSTHGLTPVEATMMVAIPELDGAISPMIFGGRSDAAADGRSRDMTVHEERAEKLAARIEAMVRLRKTPKAERKLAIVLFNFPPNSGSTGTAAYLSVFASLMNTLKALKAEGYDVDLPESLDALRQTILKGNAATFGADANVLERIPTDTHLRRQPWLKEIEAAWGPAPGKHNSDGASIHVLGASFGKVVVGVQPAFGYEGDPMRLLFEGGMAPTHAFAAFYDYLREDFGADAVLHFGTHGALEFMPGKQTALSGACWPDRLIGSLPNFYLYAANNPSEGAIAKRRSGATLVSYLTPPVAKAGLYKELEDLKASIETRRHLKPTQSEELAELAALIAEQAAGLDLVPAGEDWAGEDWAGDPEAGIDLLRAKLRELEETLIPYDMHTLGEPFAREQRIELLDALEEPGGEPGRNAHVSRAALEILVDGGGLEAARRKDLECGGAGDRERLAALAHISGLLAENREIPSLMHALDGGFVRPAPGGDLLRKPEIMPTGRNINAFDPYGLPSAFSVAQGARQAERILQRHLDEGKSLPESVALVLWGTDNLKSEGTPIGIALALVGAKPRFDGYKRLVGAELLPLESLGRPRIDAVVTLSGIFRDLLPLQTKLLAEAFYLAAAAEEPEEQNFVRKHALAYMAKHEGCSLETAALRIFSNAEGAYGANVNHLIDSGAWDEEDELSNAFMTRKSFAYGMGGKPLCQRELMSDLFSSVDLAYQNLESVELGVTSLDYYFDTLGGISRSVARARGKAPDVYVGDQNTSDGKVRTLSEQVALETRTRILNPKWYESMLSHGHEGVRQIEAHITNTFGWSATADAVAPWVYEKVTEKFLLDEDMRKRMAALNPVASARLANRLLEASERRYWQPDEATQASLQEAGEELEDRVEGINGEVAA